The Candidatus Binatia bacterium sequence CGCCCAACTCCTAACGGAGTCGAAGCTATTCTGCGGCTGCTCGGCGAGCTTCGGGGCAGCCCCCAACTCGCACACGTGCCCGGTCTGCATGGGCTTTCCCGGCGTCCTCCCGGTCTTAAACGAACGCGCACTGGAGTTGTCGCTCCGGACCAGCGTCGCCACCGGTTGCCGCATCCCACCAGTCGCCCGTTGGGCGCGCAAGAACTACTTCTACCCAGACCTTCCCAAGGGCTTTCAGGTCAGCATGTTCGACGAACCGCTGGCCGTGGAGGGCTTCGTCGAGATCGACACCCCGGAGGGACTGAAGAGCGTGCGCCTCACGCGCATTCACATGGAGGAGGATGCCGGCAAAAGCATCCACGACGCCCATGAGGCGCACTCCCTCGTGGACCTGAACCGAACGGGCGTCCCCTTGATGGAGATCGTCAGCGAGCCGGACATGTCGTCCGCGGCGGAAGCCGTCGCCTACCTCCGCGCCCTTCGCTCGATCCTGCTCTACCTCGAGGTGTGCGACGGAAACATGGACGAGGGCAGCTTTCGCTGTGACGCCAACGTGTCCGTGCGAAGGCTCGGCGCCACCGAGCTGACCACCCGAACTGAAACCAAGAACATGAACTCGTTCCGGAGCGTCGAGCGAGCGATCGACTTCGAGATCCGCCGCCAAATCGAACTGGTTGGAGACGGCGGTCGCGTCACCCAGGAAACGCGCAGCTGGGACGCCGACCGCGGCCGCTCGACGCCGATGCGATCCAAGGAACACGCACACGACTACCGCTACTTCCCCGAGCCCGACCTCCTTCCGCTGGAGACGTCGCAAGAGCGCGTAGAAGCGCTCCGCGCCGAGCTCCCGGAGCTACCACGAGCCCGTCGCGCGCGCTTCGTCAGCCAGTACGGCTTGCCGGAATACGACGCCGAGGTGCTGACCGCGCGACGCGACCTCGGAGACTACTTCGAAGCGGCGGTCGCCGTGCATGACAGCGCAAAATCCATCTCCAACTGGGTCATGGGCGACGTCTTGCGGCTGGTTCGAGAGGGTCGTCTGGACGGCGCACTCGTCATCCAGAAGTGGCCCGTCTCAGCAGACCACCTCGCACAGCTCGTCCAACTGATTGATGACTCGACGATCAGCGGGAAGATCGCCAAGACCGTGTTCGACGAGATGCACCAGTCGGGCGACGCCCCGGGAGACATCGTAGAGCGAAAGGGCCTGCGTCAAGTCACCGACCAGAGCGCCATCACCGCCGCGGTCGATAGCGTGCTCGAGCAACAGCCGGACAAGGTCGCCGAGTACCACGGAGGCAAGGATAAGCTCATCGGTTTCTTCGTCGGACAGGTCATGAAGGCCACTGGCGGCAAGGCCAACCCGAAGGCCGTGAACGAAATCCTTCGCGCACGGCTCGCAAAGCCCTGACCCGAACGCCGCCTTACGACGCCGGCGCGCGGATTCGCTCGGGCCGCCGGTGCATTTGCACGAACCACAGCGGAACGCCGTAGTGAGCCGGTGACGCTACGAACCATCGGCGTGCCTCCTCCAGCGGAATCTCCGCAACCATCTCGGGCTCGAACCAGGGCCAGACGAACTCACTCTCGATCCAGCGACGGGCGTCACTAGGAGGCAGGAGGAGATACACCTCGAACCCATCGGCAAGCGCCTGGTCGAGGATGTAGGGCGGCGTAACGCCCCATCGGGTCACCTCACGAAGGTAGACCGCATTCGCGTCGGTGTAAAAATTGATGTTCTCTGCCGGGCGTCCAATCTCCGAACTCGTGATGATCAGCGCCTTGTCGCTCGTGGCTCCCTCGATCGTCTCTCGAGCGATCTGGACCTGCTCCTGCTGGAAGCTCCCGCGGAGCCCGATGCGGGAACTGGTACGTACGGCCACGACCCCGGAGAGACTCAGCCCTAGGACGATCGCGAACACCCACTTGGCGCGCCCACCGGGAAAAAACACGCCAACGAGCAGGGCGGCCGCCAAGGCCCCCTCGAGCGCAACGGTGGCCCACGGACGCGCGCTCACCTCTTCGACGTCCGGTACTCCGAGGCCCCACGTGCACAATCCGATCACGACGGCCGCTCCACCGAGGGCAACCCACGTGCGAACCCCGCGGCGCCGCGCCTCGTCCGTTGCCGCAGCAACCGTCACCGCGCCGTAGATGACGAGCAAGCTGGACAACAGGATGCTGCCCGCCAGATAACGAGGGTCCGGCCGGGTCCAAAGACTGAAGAAGAGTGTCGACACCACCACGTAGGGCACCGTCAATAGAAACAGCGGCAATCGCCGCACTGCCGCCAGCGCACCGAAGCAACCCAGTGCGCCGCCGAGCGGTCCGAACACGGACAGATAGAGATCCAGGTTCTGCGGAAGCGTCGTCCGGAGGTGGGCAAGTCGGAGCCCTCCTCCCTGGAGAAGGCGGGCGGCACGTTTGTCGGCCACCGATGTCGCCGCCTGGGCATGCGCCCTCGTCGGCCCCGCGACTCGTGCGATGGCATCGAGAACGTCTTCGTCGGACCGATCGTCCACACTCGACAACACCCGGTTGAGTTCCATCGCCTGCGTCGGACGCAGCGGGTTCCCCGTCGCGATCCAGTTGTACGTGAGAAGCGGAAGCACACCGACGAGGAGTGCCGCGGCTCCCGCCAGAATGTCCCGTCGCGCCCAGGGCCTCCACTGAAACGCCAGCGCAATGGCAGGGACGGCGTACAGAACCGCATCGATCCGCGTGCTGATGGTGCAGCCGAGAAGAAAGCCGGAGACGATCCAACGGGTGACGGACCGGCGCGACCCGGGCACCGGCACCAAGACCCCGAGGCCCGCGAGCGCAAACGTGTGGGCGGGCACGTCGCGCAGGGGCGAAATCGACCACAGCAGCACGTAGGTCGGCAGCAGCGTGACCAGGAGCGCCGCACCCAGCCCGAGCCAATCGGAGTCGAGGACCCTGCGGCCCAGCCAGAACAGCGTCGCCAAGAGGAGTCCGGCAGCGACCGGGTTCACCAGATGTGTCGCCGCCGGGCCGAAGACGATCTGGACGAGTGCCAGGATCAGCGGGAAACCCGGTGCATAGCGGCAAAACAACTCGCCGGCGTGGTACACGTACGTTTGGCCCAGGACGTCCGCGTCCAGACCCGCCGGCAGGAACTGGCGCAGAACCTCGAGGAACGGCCATTCGTGCAGGACCCGGCCATGGACCAGGTCTTTTGCGAACGTCAGGTACCCGAACTGGTCGATCGCGAGGTACCACGTCGTCCGCCGCGCGACCCAGGTGATCACCACAGCGACCAGTGCCGCCGCCAGAGCTCGCGCCAGCCAAGTCAGAGGCTCCTGTCGCGCCGGGGCGGTCGAATCCGCTGCGTTCACCGGTCCGAGGGATACCAAGGGCGAGGCCGCGCGGCTACCACCGCGTCGGAAACGGCGCCTCAGACCATCCGCATCGCCATGTACTCTGCGTAGTCGAGGCGGAATTTTCGCGGGGATCACACAGGATTCCCGGCTCCTCGCGCAGCCTGCTCAGCCGCATCCGGGTGCTAGAGTGAATCTCCGCGGTCATCGAGTTTGCAGCGCAGAACGGGACCTCGCACACCGTCTTGTGCCTCCGTATGCAGGTCGAAATCACGCGTAAAGCCCTTCGAGTGCGAGAAGCTCCCAAAAAGTGGGACAATCGGGGCTTTTTCCTCCGAGGAACCGAATAATCCCGTTGACTGTTCCGAGGCAGGCCCCGTATTACACTAGTTATGCAGCAGCTGCAGCCGAAGGTGGCCCATTTCGCGCCCTTACTTGGTCGAGCAAGGCGCGACCTGGAATCGCTCACGGCCTGAACCCCCAACCCCCTAATTAGGAGGACACATGAAGAAGTTCCTGGGAACCATGACAGCCCTAGCGGTCGCGCTCAGCGCGTCTGCCGCGATGGCTGGCGTTTACGTATCTGGCCCTCTGCCGTCCGAGTTCACGAACTTGGTGCCGAGCCTCAGCTCCGGCTTCATTCCGCCGAACCCGGACGTATTCAAGGCCGTTAGCAAGGCCTCTAAGGAAGGTTCCAAGCTCGCCGGTGGCCTTTCGAAGTGCTTTAGCAAGGGCGCAAAGAGCGTCTCGAAGGGCAGTGCCTCCGGCGTTGACACCTGCATCAATGACGCCAAGAAGGGCGTCTTGACCAAGTACTTCGCCAAGATTGCCAGCATTGCTTCGAAGTCACCGCTTCCGGCGTGCCACAACTTCGCCCTGGACGGAAACCTGATCCGCGTCCTGACGAAGACCTTCAACCCGCAAGTCTACTGTCAGTCCCCGAGCGGTGCGTTCATCGACCACGCGGGCTTCTAAGCTAGCTTGATTCGGGCGGCTCACGCTGCCCGGTCAGCTCGACCATACGACGACGGCCCCGGCGGCTCACGCTGCCGGGGCCGTCGTTCGTTTGGGGTCCGACTCGGGCCGGGCCGGCGCGATCGAGCACCCTGCCCCCCACCGGGCGCAGGGACCGCAAGCCAGATCCACGGCATGCGCCAGAACAGCGCTCCGCGCGTCGCGGGACTCTACTTTGGCCGCTGCGGCGTGGGACGCCTGCAGGGCGCTCAGCGGGCGCGGGGTCCTACGTGCCAAAAGGGCAGGGGTTTCCCCGCAGCCGCCGCCCCAAGGGCTGGAGCGGGCTCACAGGCCCACGGAGTGGGACCGGGGTCGCGCGCCGCCTACGGAGTGGGACCGGGGTCGCGCCGCGGCCGGGGTCGCCTGCCGCGCGGGACATCGAGGGCTGCCGGGACCGGGGCCCAGCGGGCCCCGTCCCGACGTCCGCTCGTTCTACTTGCCGCTCCTGCCCATCGCGTCGACACCGGGGACGCCGTCGAGCTCGGGTGCGATCTCATTGGGCGGCATCATCCGCATCAACTGCTCCGCCGTGACGCCCCCCGGCTCTTCGCCCTCGTCGACGGAGATGTCGGAGAAGTCCTGATCGATCTCCCCTTTGGAGTCCGTCACGATCACGCTGGCCCGGAAGCTCCCAGGGATGATGTAGGTGTGAACCGGCGACTTCGCCGTGCTGAACTTCGTCGCGTCACCGAAGTCCCAGATGTACGTGAACGGGGGGTGTCCCGTCCCCGGGATCACGTCGACATCGAGCCTCACGCTGTGCGGGGTCTCCCCGCTGCTCTCGTCCGCGTCGGCAAATGCGGTCAGCGCACCCGGCTCCGCGGCGCCGTCGGCGGCCTGGGCGGGCTCGGCAGCCGCGGCCTGGGCCTTGCCAGCATCATTCTGCGCCACCAGAAGCGGGGCGGCAGACTGTTGCGAGTCGTCAGCCGCCTGAGCCAACGCCGGGGCAAAGGCGAGAATAGTGGCGGCGAACAGAATCGTCGAATTCGAAAGTCTCATAAGGGAAGGGGTTTTGCAGACCGCGCGAGGCTAAGTCAACGTTCACCGGCGACGTGCCCGGGACGCAGCGACGCCTTGCGGGGACCGCTAGAACCGGCCAAGATCCGCCGCGCCGGCGACCCCAGCCCAGACCGCCCAGGAGGCCGAAAGATGAGTGACGAAAATAGCCAAGGGGGAGCCCCCGCAACCTGGCTCGACTGGATCGGCTTCGCAGCCGCTGGAGCCTTAGTCCTGGGGCCCCTTTTGGGGTGGTTCCGGGTGATTCCGGCCCTCCCCGCGTTCTATCTCTTCGTCCTCGGGGGCCTCCTGTCGGTGATCGCCGGTGTGAGCGCCCTGATTCAGGCCGCGCGCGGCCGAGGGTTCGGAGCCGGCAGAACCGCCGCCCTACTCGGCGGAATGATCTTCATTTTCACCACCTCGACCGTTGGCCGTGGTTCCGTGACGAACGACTTCACTACCGACCTTCATGACCCTCCGGTCTTCGAGCACGCCGCGACCCTACCGGCCAACGCCGCGCGGGACATGGCCTACGACCCCAGCTTCGAGGCCGAGCAAAAGAAATGCTGCGCCGACCTCGCGAGCCTGGAGCTCCCGGTACCGGTCGAGAAGGCCTTCGAGGTCGCCCTCCAGGCGGCGCGCGCGATGCCGGCGTGGACGGTCGTGTGGGACGACCCCGCCTCGGGCCGGATCGAAGCCGTCGTCGTCACTCGCGTATTCGGGTTCAAAGACGACGTGGCGATCCGTGTTCGCAGCGACGGAACCGCCAGTCGACTCGACATGCGATCGAAGTCGCGCGACGGTCGCGGCGACATCGGTGCAAACTCCGCGCGTATTCGCGCGTACCTCGCGTCGATCGGCGACGAAAAGTAGCGATCGCGAAACACCATGCCCAGAGCGAACTTTCGAACATTGAAGTGCGAAAAGTCGCTCCTAGAGCGACTTTTCAGCACCCTACCTTGTTGACAGTCATGCTGGGCTTTCGTAAGAGGCGTTCGCCTTAGTGGAATACTGGAATCACCTGTTTGAGGAGGGGATAGGCAAATGACGAAATCAGAGTTTCTCGACAAGCTGGCCCAATCGGCCGACATCACCAAGAAGCAGGCGGACATCGTCCTCACGACTCTCGTTGAGGTCGCGCACAAAGTCGTGAAGAAGGGCGAGCCCGTGAAGATTCCGGGTCTCGGAATTCTTCGGCTTCGCAAGATGAAAGCGCGCATGGGGCGCAACCCGCAGACCGGCGAGGCGATCAAGATCCCGGCGCGGAAGAAGGTTGGTTTCACGGTTTCCAAGAGCTTCAAGGACGCCGTGCTCGGCGTGAAGAAGTAGTCACCCCGGCGCTGTAGATCGAGCTCGGGCCGGCCTGCAAACGCGGGCCGGCCCAAGTCTCTCCCGCGCTGTACCTATCGGCCGGCGCCGCCCGAGCAGAGTCCTTGCGCGGAGCCCTCGGGACGGCTCCCATCCCGCGCAGCCCCCGACAGGCGGGATCAACCTGGCAGCATCAGTCGGCCATCAGCGGCCGTGGCACTTCTTGAACTTCTTGCCGCTGCCGCAAGGACAGGGGTCGTTCCGGCCGGTCTTGTCTCCGTCGTTGCGAACCGGGGTCTGCGCCGCTGCCGCCTC is a genomic window containing:
- the gatB gene encoding Asp-tRNA(Asn)/Glu-tRNA(Gln) amidotransferase subunit GatB, encoding MNQDTRAGQDAPPDYGDWEPVIGLEVHAQLLTESKLFCGCSASFGAAPNSHTCPVCMGFPGVLPVLNERALELSLRTSVATGCRIPPVARWARKNYFYPDLPKGFQVSMFDEPLAVEGFVEIDTPEGLKSVRLTRIHMEEDAGKSIHDAHEAHSLVDLNRTGVPLMEIVSEPDMSSAAEAVAYLRALRSILLYLEVCDGNMDEGSFRCDANVSVRRLGATELTTRTETKNMNSFRSVERAIDFEIRRQIELVGDGGRVTQETRSWDADRGRSTPMRSKEHAHDYRYFPEPDLLPLETSQERVEALRAELPELPRARRARFVSQYGLPEYDAEVLTARRDLGDYFEAAVAVHDSAKSISNWVMGDVLRLVREGRLDGALVIQKWPVSADHLAQLVQLIDDSTISGKIAKTVFDEMHQSGDAPGDIVERKGLRQVTDQSAITAAVDSVLEQQPDKVAEYHGGKDKLIGFFVGQVMKATGGKANPKAVNEILRARLAKP
- a CDS encoding HU family DNA-binding protein, with translation MTKSEFLDKLAQSADITKKQADIVLTTLVEVAHKVVKKGEPVKIPGLGILRLRKMKARMGRNPQTGEAIKIPARKKVGFTVSKSFKDAVLGVKK
- a CDS encoding PKD domain-containing protein, with product MRLSNSTILFAATILAFAPALAQAADDSQQSAAPLLVAQNDAGKAQAAAAEPAQAADGAAEPGALTAFADADESSGETPHSVRLDVDVIPGTGHPPFTYIWDFGDATKFSTAKSPVHTYIIPGSFRASVIVTDSKGEIDQDFSDISVDEGEEPGGVTAEQLMRMMPPNEIAPELDGVPGVDAMGRSGK
- a CDS encoding DUF1499 domain-containing protein translates to MSDENSQGGAPATWLDWIGFAAAGALVLGPLLGWFRVIPALPAFYLFVLGGLLSVIAGVSALIQAARGRGFGAGRTAALLGGMIFIFTTSTVGRGSVTNDFTTDLHDPPVFEHAATLPANAARDMAYDPSFEAEQKKCCADLASLELPVPVEKAFEVALQAARAMPAWTVVWDDPASGRIEAVVVTRVFGFKDDVAIRVRSDGTASRLDMRSKSRDGRGDIGANSARIRAYLASIGDEK